One Leptolyngbya ohadii IS1 genomic window carries:
- a CDS encoding alpha/beta fold hydrolase, whose protein sequence is MVLNSKTISMGELENMAIDYKIYELGDVLLQSGETLSDAKLAYATYGTLNARKDNVIIFPTHYTGTHRSNAKLIGKGRALDPNRYFIIVPNMFGNGLSSSPSHGLGANFPHVTVYDNIQCQLRLVTEQFGIERIALVMGWSMGAQQAYHWAALFPDPPLAAAQSVRVERIFPYCGSAKTSVHNGVFLEGVKAALTADATWQNGHYTEPPVAGLKAFGRVYAGWAYSQAFYREGLYRELGFETVEALLKWWEDDHLSWDANDLLAMLWTWQHGDISDNPLYGGDFALALRSIQARAIVMPSATDLYFPPEDNAIEVSYMPNAELRVIQSIWGHCAGGPGYSAKDTELIEATITELLASESA, encoded by the coding sequence ATGGTGCTTAACAGCAAGACGATTTCAATGGGTGAATTAGAGAATATGGCGATCGACTACAAAATATACGAATTAGGTGACGTTCTGCTACAGTCTGGTGAAACTTTATCCGATGCCAAACTTGCCTATGCTACCTACGGAACGCTGAATGCCCGAAAAGATAATGTAATTATTTTTCCGACGCACTACACAGGAACCCATCGCAGCAACGCGAAACTGATTGGCAAAGGACGGGCGCTTGACCCCAATCGATATTTCATCATCGTCCCAAATATGTTCGGCAATGGGCTGTCTTCCTCTCCCAGTCACGGTTTGGGGGCGAACTTTCCCCATGTGACGGTGTACGACAATATTCAGTGTCAGTTGCGGTTGGTGACGGAGCAGTTTGGGATTGAGCGAATTGCGCTGGTCATGGGATGGTCAATGGGAGCACAGCAGGCGTATCACTGGGCGGCTCTCTTTCCCGACCCGCCTTTGGCGGCAGCGCAAAGCGTCCGCGTCGAGCGAATTTTTCCCTACTGCGGCTCAGCCAAAACGTCGGTGCATAATGGCGTTTTCCTGGAGGGGGTAAAAGCTGCCCTGACTGCCGATGCCACCTGGCAAAACGGACATTACACGGAACCGCCCGTTGCTGGACTGAAGGCATTTGGACGAGTCTACGCAGGCTGGGCATATTCACAGGCATTTTACCGGGAGGGACTGTATCGCGAACTGGGATTTGAAACGGTAGAGGCACTCTTGAAATGGTGGGAGGACGATCATTTAAGCTGGGATGCCAACGATCTGCTGGCGATGCTCTGGACGTGGCAGCACGGAGATATTAGCGACAATCCGCTTTACGGCGGCGATTTTGCCCTGGCACTGCGATCGATTCAGGCAAGGGCGATCGTCATGCCCAGCGCCACGGATCTGTATTTTCCGCCGGAGGATAACGCGATCGAAGTTTCCTATATGCCAAATGCGGAGCTGAGAGTTATCCAATCCATTTGGGGACACTGTGCTGGAGGACCAGGATATAGCGCGAAGGACACCGAATTGATTGAAGCAACCATTACTGAGCTATTAGCCAGTGAATCCGCCTGA